The sequence GAGGCGTCGATGAACAGGATCTGGTGGCCGTTCTGCTTGGAGATGTTGTCGAGGCGGATCATGGGGCGGTCTGCTAGCTCGGAGGCGCGGAGAAAGCTAGCGTCAGCCCATGGGCGACTAGCCGGAGAGGTCAAAGACCCTGTTGTGGCCCTGCCATGGCCATGGGAGGGTGCCGTAATTGCTGGGAGGACTAACCAATGCGCTCAACGATCGCCGCCGTAATCTCTGTCGCCCTCTTGATGGGCGCGCCTGGCCTCAGCCTCGCCGCCGGCCCTTACAAACTGGACGATAAGGGCAAGTGTCACGACGCCAGCGGAAAGTTTGCGAAGGCGGAGAACTGCAAGGTCGCCCATATCTACAAGCTGGACGCCAAAGGAAAATGTCGCGACGAGGCCGGCAAATTCGCCAAAGCCGCCCTGTGCAAGGCCGGCTGAGCGGTCCCGGTCGGAGACCTCCAGGTTACGAAACGCCGACCGGTTTGAGCATCATGACGGCGTGAACGTTCGCGCTGGCATGCCGAGCGGGATGTCTGCATCGGAGGAACTGGCGCTGCCTTAGACGGTCCGCCGGCATGGCGGCTAGTGGCGAGCGGCCGGCTGGGCCCGGCCAAAGGCGAGTTGGCGCGCGCGAATTTGCGGCCCCTTGGCTAACCGCCGCCCCAAATGATCCGTCCCTCGCGAATTGTGGTGCGCACCCGGCTAAAGGCCGTCGCATCCTTGGCCGGATCCCCGTCCAACACGACGAGGTCCGCGTCCATTCCTGGGGCGAGCCGACCTTTCCGGTCGGCGAACCCGAACCGCTCGGCGGGCGCGGTCGTCAGCGACTTCAGGATCATCCGCCAGTCCAGCGCGCGAGAGAGCAGTTGGAACTCCTCGGTCGTATCGTACGCGTCGATATAGCCGACATCGGTGCCGAAGAGGATCTGACCGCCGGCGGCGGCGTAGTCCCTGACCTCCGACACGATCCGGTCGAAGGTCGCCGCGAAGGCTTCCGGCGGTACGCCGCCCTCCTTTTTCATCTCGACGTCGAACAGCATGAGCGTTGGGATCAGGGCCATGTTGTGGGCGCGCATTCGAGCGATCATCTCGGGCGGCCAGGGCCCTTGGTCTATGCCGCCCTCCATGGCCGTCGTGTGGGCCAGCACGTCGACGCCAGAGTCGATCGCGACGTTGATCCCGGCGAAGTTCGAGGGGTGGGCGAAGGCGGGCTTGCCGCGCCTGTGCGCCACGGCGACCACGGCCTTGGCGATGTCGGTCCGCATGGGCAGGACGCCGATCTTGCCGCCCACGATGGCGCCGGCGAAGATTTTCACGCCGTCGGTCCCCCGGTCGAGCTGGCTCCTGGCGCGCGCCGCCGCTGCTTCGGGGCTGGAGACCTCCTCGTCCTGCCAGCCATGGGCCTTGAGGTATGCGCGGACGTAGATCGGCGTACCCCCTTCCGGGAAGAACGGGTCGCCGACAGTCAATATCTTCGGTCCCGCGATTTCTCCGGACTCGATACGGCGGCGGAGGGCCAGGGTATTGGCCGTGGCCGAGGCGATGTCGAACACCGTGGTGAAACCCCAGCGGTTCAGCATCTGGTCAAGGCCGCCTTGAAGCCTCGCTGCCGGGGCCTTGTCGGCGCCCAGAAGTTCGGTGGGCATGATGTGAACATGGCTGTTCCAGAAACCCGCCGCGACGACCTCGCCCGTGGCGTCGATCACCCGCGCCGAGCCTGGGACCCGCACCTCATCGGCCGGGCCGACGGCTGCGATCTTGCCGCCTCGAATGAGGATGGTTCCGTCGGAGATTGGCGCCGCATCCGGCGAGGGATAGATCCGGGCGTGCTCGAGCGCGGTTTCGACAGCCTGAGCACAAGCCGGCGAAGCATTTAGGCTGATCGCAAAGATTAGGCACGACAGGACGCGCCCCAAATGCAGTTGGCGATGCTGAACCAGGCGGGGCCGCCAGGAAATTGCCGACCAGAGATCTGGAACCGGGCCCAGGACGTTGTTCATGGAACCTTCCCGTACTTCCCAAGTGATGGGTTCGATCGATGAGGGGCGTCATTTGCGATGCTGGGCGGCGCCGTGGGCGCCACGCCCGCCCGGCGCGCCGTACGGGTCGATCTTGAACAATGCGAGGCCTCGCTCGCAGGCCGCCGTGAAGCTATGGCGAAAATAGGCTTCATCGCCAAAGCGTCCGGCTCGCTGCATGGTGACATAACCTTGCGCCAGGGCGGCGAGCGTCAGCGCCGCATCGAGCGGCTCGACTGGGGCGAACCGGCCTGTGTCTATGGCCTGCTTGATCCGCGCCACGATCATGCTGATCGCCGGTGATCGGCCATTCAAGAAGTCTTCGGGGTATTTGCGCGCGCCACGCGCCGGGAGGAGAAAGGCGGCGTCGAACCGGTGCGGATCCGCAAGGGCGAAGTCCAGATAGGCCGAAAACAGCCGCCGCAGCCATTCGAGCGGATCCTCGGCCTCGATCGCGCCGACCCGGGCTTCCCAGGCGGCGAAGCCGTCCAGCATGAGGGCGTCCAGAAGCGCGTCCTTGTCCGCGAAATGGCGGTACATCGCCATAGGCGACAGGCCCGCATGCCGCGCCACCGCCCTCACAGAGAGACCGCCAAGGCCCTCTCGCTCGAAAATCTCCCTGGCGGCTGCGAAAAGTCGGTCTCGAGTCATTTGCATACACCGTACACATCGAGGTGTACGCTGTAAACACTTGCAGCAAGGGCCACAACCTTAAGGCCGCTACCGGGGAGCGGGCACAGCTGTAGATCGCGCCCCGCTGACGACAGCAACTGGCGATCAGGCATGATTCACTCTGTCGTCGACGCGCCGAATTGTCTGACTATGCTGGCCGCTATTCGGAAAGCGCGAGGCGTCGGTGGAGAAGGCGATATTGAACGACCACAAGTCATTGACCAAGCCCATCGTCAAGCGGCGCAAACCTGTGAAAGCGAGCGGCTCGGGCGAGCGGCTGCATGGCGCGATCGCCAGAACTCTGGGCGTGGCGATCGTGTCGGGCGTGTACAAGCCGGGGGAAGTGCTCGACAACGAGATTCACTCCAGCGAGCAGTTGCACGTTTCGCGCACCGCCTATCGCGAGGCGGTGCGCATGCTGGCCGCCAAGGGCCTGGTGGAGAGTCGGCCCAAGACCGGCACCAGGGTCAGCGATCAGAAGCGCTGGAGTCTGCTGGATCCGGACGTGCTCGCCTGGTTCTTCGAAAGCGGGGAGCCTAGCCCCAGCTTTCTGCGCGACATCTTCGAACTGCGCATGGTGGTGGAGCCCGCGGCCGCAGCTCTGGCCGCCGAGCGGCGCACGCCGGACGATCTCAGCCGAATGCGCCGAGCGCTGCAGGAGATGGAGCGGCACGGCCTGGCGGTCGAGGACGGTCAGGTCGCCGACCGCCATTTCCACGACGCGGTCATCGAGGCCACTTACAACGCTCCGCTGATCACCCTGGCGAGCGGTATCGGCGCGGCCGTTCGCTGGACAACCATCTTCAAGCAGCGCCGGCGCAAGCTGCCGCGCGATCCCCTCCCCGACCACTGGCGGGTGTTCGACGCCATCGCCGCCGGCGGCCCGGACGCCGCGCGCGATGCGATGCGCGACCTCATCGCCCTGGCTCAGGAGGATACCCGGTTCGGGCTCGAACGCTGATCGGAATGTCGGCAAGCTTGTTTCGTTTATTTGTATGAGTATTATCAGTCAGGAATAGGCGAAACTTGGTGATCGACGGCGGCGGAGAGCGGGAAAGACGACCATGAGCCTGCATTTGCTGCAGCTTCGCGCCGAGAGCGGCGACCGCCGCCTCGCCGTCGCGCACGATGATGGAGCCGCCAGGCTGATCGTCGGCTACGCCACCCTCTACGACTTGGCCCAGGCTGCTCTGGCGACCAACCAGCCCCTGGCTGCTCTCGCCGCCGGACACGCCAACGGGGCTGAGATCGACCTGGGGCGCGAGCTGACAGAAGGCCGGATACTGGCCCCGATCGACCATCCTGATCCGGCGCACCTGGTGCTGAGCGGCACCGGCCTGACCCATCTGGGCTCGGCCGAAGGCCGTGACAAGATGCACAAGGCCGCCGCGGGAGAGCAAGAAACGGACTCAATGCGCATGTTCCGCATGGGCCTGGAAGGCGGCAAGCCGGCCGCCGGCGAGATCGGTGTCCAGCCGGAGTGGTTCTACAAGGGCGACGGCTCGTCGATCGTCGCCCCCGAGGCGCCGCTGCGCTCCCCCGACTTCGCCCTGGACGGCAGCGAAGAGCCGGAGATCGCGGGGATCTACCTGATCGATGCGGCTGGAAAACCCGTGCGCTTGGGCTATTGCCTGGCCAACGAATTCTCCGACCACGTCACCGAGCGGGGCAACTATCTGTGGCTGGCGCACTCGAAGCTGCGTCCAGCGGCCCTGGGGCCTGAGCTGCTGACCGGCGCCCTGCCGGCGTCGGTCAAAGGGACGAGCAGCATCCGGCGCGGCGGCGAGGTGGTGTGGAGCCGCCCGTTCCGCTCGGGCGAAGCGCATATGAGCCACAGCCTGGCCAATCTCGAGCGCCACCACTTCAAATATGCTGGCTTCCGCCGCCCTGGCGATGTGCACGTCCACTTCTTCGGCACGGCCACCCTCTCGTTCGCCGACGGCGTCCGCACGGAACACGGCGACCTATTCGAGATCGAGGCCGCGCCGTTCCGCCTGCCGCTGAGAAACGCCCTGGCCAGGGCCGATGCGGTTGAGGTGAGCGTCAGGGCGCTCTGACCCCGCAGCCGCCCGTCAGGCTTCTGCGTCCAGGGCCACCTCGGCCAGGGCGTGGGTCGGCTTGGAGCCCCAGAGGGCGTAGAACAGCACGTAAAGTTCGCAAAGAGCCGTCACGACGAAAGCCGTCTGTATGCCATAGTTATCGGCGATGGCGCCCTGGATGAACACCAGCGCGCCGCCGGCGATCGACATGATCAGCAGGCCCGAGCCTTCCTCGGTCAGCGGGCCGAGGCCCCGGATGGCGAGGGCGAATATCGTGGGGAACATGATCGAATGGAACAGCCCCACCACGATCAGCGCATACATCGCCGCCGGTCCGTGGAGGATAGTGGCGGCGAGCGCTGAGAGGAGGGCGCCAAGCGCGAAGAAAGCCAGCACCCGGTCCGGCGCGAAATTGCGCATGATCCAGGCTCCGGCGAAGCGACCGACCATCATGCCGCCCCAGACGAAGGTCAGGTAGAAGGCCGCCTTCTCATGGGTGATGTTGGCGACGCTGGGCTGCGAGGCGAAGTTGATGAACAGGTTGCCCACCCCGATCTCGGCCAGCACATAAAGGAAGATCGCGCCGCAACCGAGAATAAGGTTGCGGTGGCTCCAGAGCGACAGGTTCCGGCGCTGCTCGGCGTTGGTGCGTTGGGTGGCCGCGCCCAGCGCGGGCAGGTGAGCCCGAGCGATGACCACGGCGAGCGCCGCGAGCACCAGTGCGACGATGAAATAAGGCAGCTCGGTCGCCTGCGCATCGGCCATACGTTGAGCATGGGAAAGTTGGACGCCCTCGGCGGAAGTACCCGCCGTGGTGCGGCTGAGGATCAGGTAGCGCCCGAAGACGACCGCCAGAACGTCGCCGGTCGTATTGAAGGCCTGCACCAGCGTGAGGCGCGCTTCGGAGGATTCGGGCGGGCCGATCACCGCGACATAGGGATTGGCTGCAACCTGCAAGAGTGCGATGCCGCAGGAGACGGTGAACAGCGAGACGAGCGTGACCCCATAGGAAGGCAGGCTGGCGGCAAGGATCATCCCGGCCGAACCCATCGTCATCACCGCCAGCCCGATCACCAGCGCACGCTGATAACCGATCCGTTCGATCAGCTTCGCGGCAGGAAGCGAGGCCACGAGATAGCCGACGAACCAGGTCGATTCGATCAACGTCGTCTGCGTGTAGTTCAGCTCGAACACGCTCCTGAGGTGCGGCAGCAGCGTGTTGTTGATGACCGTGATGAAGCCCCACATGAAAAACAGGCTGGCCAGCAACGCCAGCGCCGGCCGGTAGGATCGCGCAGAGCCGGGCTCGACCGGGGGCCTGGGTGATGTGCTGACGACGCTGACGGCCATGCCGTGATCCTCCCGAAGGTCCGATTTACCCTTGCGCTCTGCGTCGAAGGATCGTTATTTGTCTGAGTATAAGACCGTTCGTGGCCCGTCAATCACACTAAAACGATTACGCCGTGGAGCCGCAGTGAAAGCCCCCCACCTCTTCGCCGCCGCCATTTTCGCCGCAACCGGCGCCCATGCCGCCGAAGCCAGCCGTGAAAGCTTCGGCGCCCTGCCGGACGGTGCGGCGGTCCAGGCCGTCACCCTGAAGAACGCCCACGGCGTCTCAGTGCGCGTCATCGCCTATGGCGCGACGATCCAGTCGCTGAAACTGCCGGACCGCCGCGGCAAGATCGCCGACGTGGTGCTGGCCTATCCGGACATGACCGGCTACCTGGCCAAGCCGCAGTATTTCGGGGCCACGGTCGGCCGCTACGCCAATCGCATCGCCGGCGCAGCCTTCACGCTCGACGGCCAGCACTATGCGCTGACCCGCAACGAGGGTCAGAACAGCCTGCATGGCGGGGCCAAGGGCTTCGACAAGCAGCTCTGGACCATCACCGCGGTCCAGAGCGGTCCGGCCGCCAGCGTCACCCTGACCCGCACCAGCCCCGACGGCGAGGAAGGCTATCCGGGGACGCTGAAGGCCAGCATCACCTACGCCCTCGACGAGCAGAACCAGCTGACCACCACCTACGCCGCCACCACGGACAAGCCGACCGTGGTCAATATGGTCAATCACAGCCTGTTCAACCTGGCAGGAGCCGCCAGTGGACATGACGCGCTGGACGAGGTTCTGACCTTGGCCGCCGACGCCTACACCCCCGTGGACGCCGCCCTGATTCCCACAGGAGAACTTCGCCCGGTCGCCGGCACCCCGTTCGATTTCCGCAAGGCCCGGCGCATCGGCGAACGCATACGTGATGCAGCTGATCCGCAAATCGCCATCGGCCGCGGCTACGACCACAACTTCGTGCTGCGCGGGGGCGTCACGCCAAAGCCGCACTTCGCCGCCCGGCTCACCGATCCGGCTTCAGGCCGCACGATGGAGCTGTGGACCACCGAGCCCGGCGTCCAGGTCTATTCGGGCAACTTCCTCGACGCGACCGCAGCGGGATCAGGCCAGACCCTCTATCGCCAGGGCGACGGGATCGCGCTGGAGTTGCAGCATTTCCCCGACTCCCCGAACCATCCGGCGTTTCCGACCACACGGCTCGATCCCGGCCAGACCTATCGCCAGGTCTCCATCTATCGTTTCGGCGTCCGAGCTAAATGACCCGCAAGCCTCCACCGGCGCCCATCAAGTTGCGCTCGCGCGCCTGGTTCGACAATCCCGCCAATGTCGACATGACCGCGCTCTATCTGGAACGCTACCTCAATTTCGGCTTGACGCTGGAAGAGCTGCAGTCAGGCAAGCCGATCATCGGCATCGCCCAGACCGGATCGGACCTTTCACCCTGCAATCGTCATCACCTGGTGCTGGCTGAGCGCATCCGTGAGGGCATTCGCACCGCCGGCGGAATCGCGATCGAATTTCCCGTGCACCCCATCCAGGAGACCGGCAAACGCCCGACCGCGGGCCTGGACCGCAACCTGGCCTATCTCGGCCTCGTGGAGGTGCTCTACGGCTATCCCATAGACGGGGTGGTGCTGACCACCGGCTGCGACAAAACCACGCCGGCCTGCCTGATGGCCGCGGCCACGGTGAACATCCCCGCCATTTCGCTCTCAGTCGGCCCCATGCTGAACGGATGGTTCAAGGGCCAGCGCACTGGCTCGGGCACTATCGTCTGGAAGGCTCGGGAGTTGCTGGCCGCCGGCGAGCTCGATTATCAGGGCTTCATTCAACTCGTGTCGTCCTCAGCGCCCTCGACCGGCTTTTGCAACACCATGGGCACGGCCACGACCATGAACTCCCTGGCCGAGGCGCTGGGCATGTCGCTGCCGGGCTCGGCGGCGATTCCGGCCCCCTATCGCGACCGGCAGGAGGCCGCCTATCGTACCGGCCTTCGGATCGTCGACATGGTGCGCGAGGACCTGAAGCCGTCGGACATCCTGACTCGCGATGCTTTCCTGAACGCCATCGTGGTCACTTCCGCCATCGGCGGCTCGACCAACGCCCCGATCCACCTGACGGCCCTGGCGCGACATGCCGGGGTCGAACTCGACCTGGACGACTGGCAGACGCAGGGATTGGAGGTTCCGCTGCTGGTCAACCTGCAACCGGCCGGCGAATATCTGGGCGAGGACTTCTACCGCGCCGGCGGCGTGCCGGCGGTGGTGCGCGAACTGATGGGCCAGGGCCTGATCCGCGAACACGCGATCACCGCCAACGGACGCACCCTGGGCGACAATTGCCGCGAGGCGGCGATCCAGGACGACAAGGTGATCCGCCCTTTCGCCGAACCCATCAAGCCCCGCGCCGGCTTCATGGTCCTGCGCGGCAACCTGTTCGACAGCGCCATCATGAAGCTGAGCGTGATCTCCTCCGAATTTCGCCAGCGCTATCTTAGCAATCCGGATGATCCCGACGCGATGGAAGGCCGCGCGGTCGTGTTCGACGGGCCCGAGGACTATCACCACCGCATCGACGATCCTACGCTGGGGATCGACGAGACCTGCATCCTAGTCATGCGCGGCGCCGGCCCAGTCGGCTATCCGGGCTCCGCCGAAGTGGTCAACATGCGGCCGCCGGCCTATCTGCTGGCCAAGGGGCTTCATGCCCTGCCCTGCCTTGGGGACGGGCGCCAGTCGGGGACGTCCGGATCGCCCTCGATCCTCAACGCTGCGCCCGAGGCGGCCGCGATGGGGGTCCTGGCGCTGCTCCATACGGGGGATCGCATCCGCATCGATCTGAGACGGCGGCGGGTCGACCTGGATGTTTCAGAGGCCGTCCTGGAGCAGCGCCGCGCCGAACTTGCCAACGCCGGCGGTTATGCTTTCCCGGAAAGCCAGACCCCCTGGCAGGAGCTCCAGCGCGCCAACGTCGGCCAGCTGGATACCGGCGCCGTGCTCGAGCCAGCGGTGAAATACCAACGGATCGCCCAGACCATGGGCATTCCGCGCGACAACCATTGAGCTTTGCCTGGTGCTGCGGCCGATCCCGCCGGGCGGCAGGAGCCTCGGGCATTGCACAAACCGCTTGGAAGTCGGGAACACTATCGCTTGCCGATCCCTGGGATATCCCCTTCGCGGCGGGTTCAACGCTTCAACGCCATTCGCCCATTTATCGTCAAGGTCATCTCAACCCCTGCCGCCTCGCCCGGCTGGCCGCCACCGATGAACAGATGGTAGACGCCTGGCTCGATCGCGCGTTCGCCGTGCGCATCGACCAGGCTGAGATCGCGCGGATCGAGATCAAAACTAGCCTCATGCGATTGGCCCGCCGCTAGATGCAGGCGCTGAAAGCCGATGAGCGCGCGCTTCAAGCCGCCGGCGTCGGCCGGAGGCGTCATATAGACCTGCGCCACCTCGTCGCCGGCGCGGGCGCTGATATTAGCCACCGTCACCTTGACCCGTACCGGTTGACCCGCCTGGATCGTCTGATCCGGCGACGGTCCGCTGTAACTGAAGCGCGAATAGGATAGGCCGTAGCCGAACGGAAAAAGCGGCGTCCCGTTGAAATAGCGATAGGTGCGACCGGCCATTCGGTAGTCGATGAACGCCGGAAGATCGCGCGCTGACTGGTAGAATGTCACCGGAAGGCGCCCGGAAGGATTGTTGCGACCGCTGAGCGTCTCAGCGATCGCAGTACCGCCCGCCTCACCCGGGTACCAGGCGGTCAGAACCGCGTCGGCATGGGCCTTGGCCCAGTTCAGCGCCACCGCGCCGCCGGACATCAACACAACGATGACCGGCTTGCCGCTGGCCTTCGCCGTTTCCAGGAGCTTTTGTTGTGGCGCGGGCAAATCGAGAGAGGTGCGGTCGCCGCCGGCGAAGCCCGGCGCGTCGAACCCCAACTCTTCGCCCTCAACATCAGGGGACAGGCCGACGAAGGCGACGATGGCGTCGGCGCCGTCTATCGCCGCCGCGGCCTCATCCAGCTGTGCACCCTGGGGCGCCATCCATTGTAGGCGAAGGCCGCTGTCAGCACCGACATGGGCGAACTCCAGGCGAAGCCTTTGTGGGCGTTTTTCGTCAAAGTGCAGAACCGCGCCCGCTTCAACCGGCTGTTCGTTGATGAACAGGCGGACCTGATCGTGGACGCAGTTCCAGCACTGATCCAGGCGGACGTTCATTCGGTAGTCGCCAGCCGCAGGCGGGATAAAATAGCCTTTCCAGCGCACACTATAAGCGGCCTTCTCAAGGCCAGCCGCCGGCGCGGCCCGGTCCAGGTCAAAGTCGAGGGTGCGGTCGACGCGAACAACCCGCGGATTTCCAGAAAAGGTGGGGTTGTCGAAATACTCGCCGACCAGGCCAGCCGCGCCGCCGGGTCCAGCGCCTGTTTGCAAAGCTGTCTCGGGAATGTTGGCGTAGGAATTCTCGGCCAATGGCGCGCCTTGAGCATAAGCCACGGTTGGGAATAGGCCGCGCAGGCCTGCTAGGGGCGTCACCGGATTGACGGCCACGCCGTGGTAATTGCCTTCCAGGACCTCGACGGCGTCCGCATCGGGGCCGATGACGGCCAGGCGGGCAGACGTCTTCAATGGCAGGACGCCGTTGTTTTTCAAAAGCACGATCGATTCCCTGGCCGCCTCCAGCGCCAGCTGAGCGGCGCGCCGGGTGTGGATCTGGTCGGCGCCGATCGCGGCGTACAGATCGACACTCCCATCCATGCCCAGGCGGCGCCTGGCGGCGAACAAGCGGCCCAGCGACAGGTCCAGGTCGGAATCATTGATCAATCCGGACTTCAAGGCTTCGTCGAGCGAGCCGTATTCCCATCCGCAATCCAGATCCGTTCCAGCGCGCAAGGCCTTCGCTGACGCCTCCGCCGTGGTGGCGGCGAAGAAATGGGCGTGGGCCATGTCATCGACCGCGCCGCAATCGGAGGCGACAAATCCGGTGAACCCCCACGCGGTGCGCAGGTGGCGTTGTAACAACATGTCGTTGCCGCAAGCCGGAGCGCCTTCGATGCTATTGTAGGCGCACATCACCGACTGGACCTTGCCCTCGACCACGGCCCGGCGGAAGGCCGGCAAATAGGTGGTCTCCAGGTCATAGGGCGAGACGTCGACGTCGAAGCCGTGGCGTCCGGACTCGGGCCCACTGTGGACAGCCAGGTGCTTGGCGGTCGCAATCGCCTTCGGATGGTCGGGATCGGAGCCCTGTATTCCACCGATGAAGGCGACAGCCAACTTACCCGTCAGGTACGGGTCTTCGCCGTAGGTTTCCTGTCCCCTCCCCCAGCGCGGGTCGCGAAAGATGTTGATGTTCGGCGCAAAGAGGTTGAGCCCCCCATAGAGCCCGTGGTCACCCTTGCCCACCGTGTTGAACTTCGCTCGGGCCTCGGTGGACACCACGTCACCGACTTGGCGCACCAGGTCGCGGTCCCAGGTCGCTGCAAGTCCTATCGCTTGGGGAAAAACTGTAGCCTGGCCATTGCGGGCGAGACCGTGCAGCCCCTCGCTCCACCAATCGTAGGCTGAAAGATTGAGGCGGGGGATCGCTGGCGCGGAATTTCGCATCTGCGAGATCTTTTCAGCCGCCGTCATAGACGAGACGGTCGGCGGCTCAGCGAAGGCAGGTGCGCATGCTGTTGCGATCAGAGCGGAGATCAGAATTCGCAAGATTGGCCTCGGGGGAAGGTTAGAGAGAGTGGACCGCCACGGTGCGGCCAAGGAAGCTCGAGGCCCGATCCATCCGGCCTGACCTGGGCCGGCGGCAGGGGCTATCCTGCCGCCGTTGGACTGACGGCACCATCCGGTAGCTTCCGAGGGGGCGCGGGCCCTACGCAATTGCATGGTGATGATCCCTCGGCGCGGTGCTAAGTGATCGCGATCTCGAATGGCCCAGCCGGAAGCCCGGCTCCCTCGTAGAGGGTGCAGACGGGACCGTCGCCCCAACAATACCGCACGCGCTTTGGCTCTAGGCCCTCGGGCGCTGCGAGCAGGACCGCGTCGCCGTCGATGTGCGCCTCGACAAAGCGACAGGAGGCTTGATCCTGACCGCACAGCTCGAAGCCATGGGGGGCGCCGCTGTAGGAGACCAGTCCGTGTTCGTCGCCCTTGAACGTCACTCGGACCTCTGCGCCTTCGCGCCGGGCAGAGATGGGCTGCGGGCCCGAAGGGGAGATTGCTTCTCCGTAGATCAGGCTGCGTGCGGCCCGCGACAGTCGCTTTCCGACCTCCTGCTTGTTCGGCGGATGCAGTTCGTCGTTCATGCCGACGTCGATGGCGACGGCGAGCGCCGCCCGAGGATCGGCGGCGACCGCACGGCGCTGGGCCTCGCGAACATCCGCCCAGTTCGAAGCGGCCGGCTGGGTCGGGGCCGGGCCGAAGTTCGGCAGCTGGACGATCAGGAACGGGAGGTCGGAGCCGAACCGGCGGCGCCAGTCGCCCATCAGATTAGTCAGCAACCCCTGATAGGTCCCGGGCGCATCGGCGTTCGCCTCGCCCTGATACCAAAGCACACCTTTCAAACCGAAGGACCCTAGCGGGGCGATCATGGCGTTGTAGGTTGCGCTCGGTCCTACGATCGGGCTCCAGGACGGACTGGGCGGGGCGCCGTAGGTCTCGGGGACGAATTTCCAGATCCACTGGCCGCCGAGCGACATGGACCCGCCGTCCTTGAAGCGCAGCACCATCTTTTCAGTCGGCCCCTGCAATCCGGGCCCGCCCCAACCGGCCGAGAGTACATTCACTACGATCACGTTTTTGCCGGCGTGCAGGACGCGCGGCGCAATGGCGTACGTGCGATCGGCGCCCCAGCCGAACGACGCGCCGACCGCCTTTCCGTTAACCCAGGTGAAATCCTCCTCCTGGATGGCGCCGAGTGAGAGGTCTGCCGGCAGGGCGGCCTGAGCGGCCGTGAGCGTCACCTCGCGGCGAAACCACAGCATGCCGTTGTGGTTGGCGAGTTCCGGCTCGCCCCAGGCCTTCCAGTCTCGCAAGGGTTCGGGCGCGGGGCGCCAGTCGCGCAGGTCCGTCTCCGGCCGCCAGGGCATGGAAGCGACGCCGGCGCGCGCCGTCCACCAAGCCTGCCAGTTCTTCGCCTGAGCCTCCACGCCTGAGGCAGGATCTCGCGCATAGATCGAGAGCGTGCCCAACGTGTCGTGGAAGCCGCCGGCCCGTTCCAACCCGTCTTCGCCCATCCATGTCTCGATGCGCGATCCGCCCCATGAGGCGTGGATCAGGCCGATCGGCGCCTTGACCGTCTGCTCGAGGTCGCGGGCGAAATACCAACAGGCCGCCGAGAAGTCCGCGACCGTTTGCGGTGTGGCCGCGCGCCAAACCGGCCGCGTCTCGAATTCGGGGCGCGGCGCAGCCGCG is a genomic window of Phenylobacterium montanum containing:
- a CDS encoding amidohydrolase family protein, which encodes MNNVLGPVPDLWSAISWRPRLVQHRQLHLGRVLSCLIFAISLNASPACAQAVETALEHARIYPSPDAAPISDGTILIRGGKIAAVGPADEVRVPGSARVIDATGEVVAAGFWNSHVHIMPTELLGADKAPAARLQGGLDQMLNRWGFTTVFDIASATANTLALRRRIESGEIAGPKILTVGDPFFPEGGTPIYVRAYLKAHGWQDEEVSSPEAAAARARSQLDRGTDGVKIFAGAIVGGKIGVLPMRTDIAKAVVAVAHRRGKPAFAHPSNFAGINVAIDSGVDVLAHTTAMEGGIDQGPWPPEMIARMRAHNMALIPTLMLFDVEMKKEGGVPPEAFAATFDRIVSEVRDYAAAGGQILFGTDVGYIDAYDTTEEFQLLSRALDWRMILKSLTTAPAERFGFADRKGRLAPGMDADLVVLDGDPAKDATAFSRVRTTIREGRIIWGGG
- a CDS encoding TetR/AcrR family transcriptional regulator, whose amino-acid sequence is MYRHFADKDALLDALMLDGFAAWEARVGAIEAEDPLEWLRRLFSAYLDFALADPHRFDAAFLLPARGARKYPEDFLNGRSPAISMIVARIKQAIDTGRFAPVEPLDAALTLAALAQGYVTMQRAGRFGDEAYFRHSFTAACERGLALFKIDPYGAPGGRGAHGAAQHRK
- a CDS encoding FadR/GntR family transcriptional regulator, with product MTKPIVKRRKPVKASGSGERLHGAIARTLGVAIVSGVYKPGEVLDNEIHSSEQLHVSRTAYREAVRMLAAKGLVESRPKTGTRVSDQKRWSLLDPDVLAWFFESGEPSPSFLRDIFELRMVVEPAAAALAAERRTPDDLSRMRRALQEMERHGLAVEDGQVADRHFHDAVIEATYNAPLITLASGIGAAVRWTTIFKQRRRKLPRDPLPDHWRVFDAIAAGGPDAARDAMRDLIALAQEDTRFGLER
- the araD1 gene encoding AraD1 family protein, translating into MSLHLLQLRAESGDRRLAVAHDDGAARLIVGYATLYDLAQAALATNQPLAALAAGHANGAEIDLGRELTEGRILAPIDHPDPAHLVLSGTGLTHLGSAEGRDKMHKAAAGEQETDSMRMFRMGLEGGKPAAGEIGVQPEWFYKGDGSSIVAPEAPLRSPDFALDGSEEPEIAGIYLIDAAGKPVRLGYCLANEFSDHVTERGNYLWLAHSKLRPAALGPELLTGALPASVKGTSSIRRGGEVVWSRPFRSGEAHMSHSLANLERHHFKYAGFRRPGDVHVHFFGTATLSFADGVRTEHGDLFEIEAAPFRLPLRNALARADAVEVSVRAL
- a CDS encoding sugar MFS transporter, producing the protein MAVSVVSTSPRPPVEPGSARSYRPALALLASLFFMWGFITVINNTLLPHLRSVFELNYTQTTLIESTWFVGYLVASLPAAKLIERIGYQRALVIGLAVMTMGSAGMILAASLPSYGVTLVSLFTVSCGIALLQVAANPYVAVIGPPESSEARLTLVQAFNTTGDVLAVVFGRYLILSRTTAGTSAEGVQLSHAQRMADAQATELPYFIVALVLAALAVVIARAHLPALGAATQRTNAEQRRNLSLWSHRNLILGCGAIFLYVLAEIGVGNLFINFASQPSVANITHEKAAFYLTFVWGGMMVGRFAGAWIMRNFAPDRVLAFFALGALLSALAATILHGPAAMYALIVVGLFHSIMFPTIFALAIRGLGPLTEEGSGLLIMSIAGGALVFIQGAIADNYGIQTAFVVTALCELYVLFYALWGSKPTHALAEVALDAEA
- a CDS encoding aldose epimerase family protein, encoding MKAPHLFAAAIFAATGAHAAEASRESFGALPDGAAVQAVTLKNAHGVSVRVIAYGATIQSLKLPDRRGKIADVVLAYPDMTGYLAKPQYFGATVGRYANRIAGAAFTLDGQHYALTRNEGQNSLHGGAKGFDKQLWTITAVQSGPAASVTLTRTSPDGEEGYPGTLKASITYALDEQNQLTTTYAATTDKPTVVNMVNHSLFNLAGAASGHDALDEVLTLAADAYTPVDAALIPTGELRPVAGTPFDFRKARRIGERIRDAADPQIAIGRGYDHNFVLRGGVTPKPHFAARLTDPASGRTMELWTTEPGVQVYSGNFLDATAAGSGQTLYRQGDGIALELQHFPDSPNHPAFPTTRLDPGQTYRQVSIYRFGVRAK